A stretch of the Panicum virgatum strain AP13 chromosome 9N, P.virgatum_v5, whole genome shotgun sequence genome encodes the following:
- the LOC120687855 gene encoding probable receptor-like protein kinase At5g24010, which translates to MASPPTPRRLAVLLLGVLCSAAAVAAARYAPVDNHLLACGAEAPAVLPDGRRFVPDSGCASTRLRSPAPTLSSAAPPGSPPPPSPLHASARVFSCRASYDLAVRRRGHHILRLHFYPFAPALSASRFHVGAGGLLLLHNFTASSPVVKEFILPVDSDIIVLTFVPDSASTAFINAIELVSAPEEIVGDIGTLVTSAGAAQIDGLSSQVFETLYRITVAGRKVTPFNDTLWRTWVNDADFLVGTDSTNYKVWSFSGRIAYPRGSRQMTREVAPDNVYSSARSVKPGANVTWGFPVPAGSRYLVRMHFCDIVSKALYELYFNIYVNGNLAVKNFDLSSTTGFLAYPYYIDFIVDVEGEGMLKLAIGGLKQSRSDEVSGILNALEIMRMNKTSGGMDGNFPIALDVEYGVSKGIGEFALSLLCGFIFAGLFVTLVMLVLRLRTELRNNGTAWSWKPMDSGEGKLAKAYQLVPSKADY; encoded by the coding sequence ATGGCTTCCCCACCAAcccctcgccgcctcgccgtcctcctcctcggcgtcctctgctccgccgccgccgtcgccgccgcgcggtaCGCCCCGGTGGACAACCACCTCCTCGCGTGCGGCGCGGAGGCCCCGGCCGtcctccccgacggccgccgcTTCGTCCCGGACTCCGGCTGCGCCTCCACCCGCCTCCGCTCACCCGCCCCGAccctctcctccgccgcgcccccaggctccccgccgccgccttcccctcTCCACGCCTCCGCGCGGGTCTTCTCCTGCCGCGCGTCCTACGacctcgccgtccgccgccgcgggcaccACATCCTGCGCCTCCACTTCTACCCCTTCGCCCCCGCCCTCTCCGCCTCCCGCTTCCACGTGGGCGCCGGGGGTTTGCTCCTCCTCCACAACTTCACCGCCTCGTCCCCCGTCGTGAAGGAGTTCATCCTCCCCGTGGATTCCGACATCATCGTCCTCACCTTCGTCCCTGACTCGGCCTCCACCGCCTTCATCAACGCCATCGAGCTCGTTTCTGCGCCCGAGGAGATCGTAGGCGACATTGGCACCCTCGTCAcatccgccggcgccgctcagATCGACGGGCTTTCGTCTCAGGTGTTTGAGACTCTCTACAGGATCACTGTCGCCGGTCGTAAGGTCACGCCGTTCAATGACACGCTGTGGCGGACATGGGTTAATGATGCGGACTTCCTCGTTGGCACGGACTCGACCAACTACAAGGTATGGTCGTTCAGTGGCCGGATCGCTTATCCCAGGGGTAGCAGGCAGATGACCCGGGAGGTGGCTCCTGACAATGTCTACAGCTCTGCGAGATCAGTGAAGCCAGGGGCCAATGTGACTTGGGGTTTCCCTGTGCCTGCTGGCAGCCGGTACCTCGTGCGGATGCACTTCTGTGACATTGTTAGCAAGGCGTTGTATGAGCTCTACTTCAATATCTACGTCAATGGCAATCTTGCAGTCAAGAATTTCGATCTCTCTAGCACCACCGGATTCTTGGCTTATCCTTATTACATTGACTTTATTGTTGACGTGGAGGGTGAGGGGATGCTGAAATTGGCCATCGGTGGCTTGAAGCAGAGCCGATCTGATGAAGTAAGCGGTATCCTTAATGCGCTGGAGATTATGAGGATGAACAAGACGAGTGGCGGTATGGATGGAAACTTCCCAATTGCGCTAGACGTGGAGTATGGGGTGAGTAAGGGGATCGGGGAATTCGCCCTCTCCCTGCTGTGTGGTTTCATCTTTGCTGGGTTATTTGTGACTTTGGTCATGCTGGTGCTGAGGTTGAGGACCGAGCTGAGGAACAATGGTACAGCTTGGTCTTGGAAACCAATGGACTCCGGTGAAGGGAAATTGGCTAAAGCATATCAGCTTGTGCCCAGTAAGGCAGACTATTGA